The Solibacillus sp. FSL W7-1464 genome contains a region encoding:
- a CDS encoding S1 domain-containing RNA-binding protein, producing MSIEVGSKVQGKVTGITNFGAFVELPDGKTGLVHISEVADNYVKDINEHLKVGDEVEVKVMNVEADGKIGLSIRKAKPQAERPERPQRPRRENNRSNDRNDRQPKENFEQKMARFLKDSDERLTTLKRATESKRGGRGARRG from the coding sequence ATGTCAATTGAAGTAGGCAGCAAAGTACAAGGTAAGGTAACAGGCATCACAAATTTCGGTGCATTCGTTGAGCTTCCTGATGGGAAAACAGGTTTAGTTCACATTAGTGAAGTGGCAGATAACTACGTAAAAGATATTAACGAACATCTTAAAGTAGGCGATGAAGTCGAAGTTAAAGTGATGAATGTTGAAGCGGATGGAAAGATTGGTCTTTCAATTCGTAAAGCAAAGCCTCAAGCTGAGCGACCAGAGCGTCCACAGCGTCCTCGTCGCGAAAACAACCGTTCTAACGATCGTAATGATCGTCAACCAAAAGAGAACTTTGAACAGAAGATGGCGCGTTTCTTAAAAGATAGCGATGAGCGTTTAACTACACTAAAGCGTGCAACTGAGTCTAAGCGCGGTGGCCGTGGAGCTCGCAGAGGATAA
- the mazG gene encoding nucleoside triphosphate pyrophosphohydrolase, producing MNQLTVIGLGAADFEQMQMGVYKKIKAAKKIYVRTEDHPVIQDLKLEGIEFTSFDDIYIKHGSFGPVYEEIAQRLIEAVAQEDIMYAVPGHPLVAEQTVQHLIEADQSGQIKLEIEGGQSFLDPIFGALKIDPIEGFQLLDGTSMSIHDMNMRQHILIAQVYDSFSASEVKLTLMEKYRDDYPVTIVTAAGSSQESLRTVPLYELDQAAEINNLTTVYVPPVKSDEEALRDWTTFRQIIAALRGPDGCPWDQKQTHESLKKYLLEEAHEFLAAVDAEDDFAMVEELGDVLLQVFLHAQIGEDNGYFTLEEVLASISEKMIRRHPHVFGDVTAENAETVVANWEAIKKQEKGNADDELLLKNEYSPYSSLQTSYNYQKKAATVGFDWPNADDAWEKFTEEWQEFREEITQGNEISRTDEFGDVLFTLVNIARFYEISPEEAMLHANEKFARRFHYVEQSVAKSGKAFSDFTLEQLDAFWNEAKQLEKGE from the coding sequence TTGAATCAGTTAACCGTTATTGGCTTAGGAGCAGCCGATTTTGAACAAATGCAAATGGGTGTTTATAAAAAAATTAAAGCAGCAAAAAAAATATATGTCCGAACAGAGGACCATCCTGTTATCCAGGATTTAAAACTGGAAGGAATCGAGTTTACGAGCTTTGATGATATTTATATTAAGCATGGTTCGTTCGGTCCTGTTTATGAAGAAATTGCACAGCGTCTTATTGAAGCTGTGGCACAGGAGGACATTATGTATGCTGTGCCAGGACATCCGCTCGTAGCGGAGCAGACCGTCCAGCACTTGATTGAAGCGGACCAGAGCGGACAGATCAAGCTTGAAATTGAAGGCGGACAAAGCTTTTTGGATCCGATTTTCGGGGCTTTAAAAATTGACCCGATTGAAGGGTTTCAGCTATTGGACGGGACGAGCATGTCCATTCATGATATGAATATGCGTCAGCACATTTTGATTGCCCAAGTATATGATTCGTTCAGTGCATCAGAAGTAAAACTCACATTAATGGAAAAGTATCGCGATGATTACCCCGTAACGATTGTGACGGCAGCAGGATCCTCACAGGAGTCATTGCGTACTGTGCCGCTTTATGAGCTTGATCAGGCAGCAGAGATCAATAATTTAACGACTGTATATGTGCCGCCTGTGAAATCTGATGAGGAGGCATTGCGGGACTGGACAACATTCCGTCAGATCATTGCCGCGTTGCGTGGTCCTGATGGCTGTCCTTGGGATCAGAAGCAAACACATGAATCTTTAAAAAAATACTTATTGGAAGAAGCGCATGAGTTTTTGGCAGCGGTAGATGCCGAAGATGACTTTGCTATGGTTGAAGAGCTCGGCGATGTTCTTTTACAAGTGTTTTTACATGCGCAAATCGGGGAAGATAATGGTTATTTCACATTGGAAGAAGTGCTTGCCTCGATTAGCGAAAAAATGATTCGCCGCCATCCGCATGTTTTTGGGGATGTGACTGCTGAAAATGCGGAAACAGTTGTTGCCAATTGGGAAGCGATCAAAAAGCAGGAAAAAGGCAATGCAGATGACGAATTACTATTAAAGAACGAATACAGTCCATATTCATCGCTTCAAACATCGTACAACTACCAGAAAAAAGCAGCGACAGTTGGTTTTGACTGGCCGAATGCTGACGATGCATGGGAAAAGTTTACGGAAGAGTGGCAAGAATTCCGCGAAGAAATAACGCAAGGGAATGAAATAAGCCGTACTGATGAATTCGGGGATGTATTATTCACTCTTGTGAACATTGCACGCTTTTATGAAATTTCACCGGAAGAAGCGATGCTGCATGCCAATGAAAAATTTGCACGTCGCTTTCATTATGTTGAGCAAAGTGTAGCAAAGAGCGGCAAGGCGTTCAGTGATTTTACTTTAGAGCAGCTGGATGCATTTTGGAATGAAGCAAAACAATTGGAAAAAGGAGAATAA
- the yabQ gene encoding spore cortex biosynthesis protein YabQ, with the protein MMMSAQLISILVMFISGVAVGAIIDCIRININRIPLKNIRRITWVLEWIVWLILGVTTFYLLFLVKGGQWRVVDPLAQIAGIATYELLFQKIIRLIGRVCINLFVKPVFFIGHVVVKMVKSLIRLLIGIVLFICRPFIKFFKKYLLKNFKTQQ; encoded by the coding sequence ATGATGATGAGTGCGCAGCTTATAAGCATTCTTGTCATGTTTATAAGCGGAGTTGCTGTAGGTGCAATAATCGATTGTATCCGAATTAATATAAATCGTATCCCTCTAAAAAATATTCGACGTATTACATGGGTTTTAGAATGGATAGTCTGGCTAATATTAGGGGTTACTACGTTTTATCTATTATTTTTAGTAAAAGGAGGGCAATGGCGGGTAGTTGATCCACTTGCCCAAATCGCCGGAATTGCAACATATGAATTGCTGTTCCAAAAAATTATCCGCTTAATTGGAAGAGTGTGTATTAATTTATTTGTGAAGCCGGTTTTTTTTATTGGACATGTAGTAGTAAAAATGGTGAAAAGTTTAATAAGACTATTAATAGGGATTGTATTATTTATTTGCCGTCCCTTTATTAAGTTTTTCAAGAAATATTTGTTGAAAAACTTTAAAACACAGCAGTGA
- a CDS encoding sodium:potassium antiporter, with amino-acid sequence MVQNFTYLAFLCGISMLLVAGGVILTNLPLPLQIIMIAIGLIGGIFCFVTLIRVLIKHNTEKE; translated from the coding sequence TTGGTACAAAACTTTACATATTTAGCTTTTCTTTGCGGTATTAGCATGCTTCTAGTCGCTGGAGGCGTCATCCTGACAAACTTGCCGCTCCCACTACAAATAATTATGATTGCAATCGGATTAATTGGAGGCATTTTTTGCTTTGTTACCCTAATTCGTGTACTCATCAAGCACAATACCGAAAAAGAATGA
- the spoVT gene encoding stage V sporulation protein T — protein MKATGIVRRIDDLGRVVIPKEIRRTLRIREGDPLEIYTDREGEVILKKYSPINDLGEFAQQYAESLFETIGTPTLISDRDEVIAVAGVSKKDYVSRRLTVFAEDIIKNRSPVSEKLEMSIELVAGQYEQVKSYCIVPIVSNGDPIGAIYLISRAHFIGEVEQKTAETAANFLAKQMEN, from the coding sequence ATGAAAGCAACAGGAATAGTTCGCCGCATCGATGATTTAGGTCGTGTTGTTATCCCAAAAGAAATTAGAAGAACACTTCGTATCCGTGAAGGGGATCCCCTTGAAATTTATACGGACCGCGAAGGAGAAGTGATTTTGAAAAAATATTCGCCAATTAATGACTTAGGCGAATTTGCGCAACAATATGCGGAATCATTATTTGAAACAATAGGTACCCCAACATTAATAAGTGACCGAGATGAAGTAATTGCTGTTGCAGGCGTTTCGAAAAAGGATTATGTGTCGAGACGTTTAACTGTATTTGCAGAAGATATTATTAAAAACAGGTCACCTGTAAGTGAAAAGCTGGAGATGTCGATCGAACTTGTAGCAGGACAGTATGAACAGGTGAAATCGTATTGCATCGTACCAATAGTTTCGAATGGAGATCCGATAGGTGCTATTTATTTAATATCACGGGCCCATTTCATCGGTGAAGTCGAACAAAAAACAGCTGAAACAGCAGCCAATTTTTTAGCAAAACAAATGGAAAACTAA
- the yabP gene encoding sporulation protein YabP: protein MTIHQESARYTISSGDHLVTVRNRKRMDMTSVKSIERFDQEEFYVNTSQGHLLIRGEELRIVHLDVDKGLLTLEGEVKQFQYDESESGLSKSFLHKLFG, encoded by the coding sequence TTGACTATTCATCAAGAAAGCGCGCGCTATACCATTTCGTCTGGGGATCACTTAGTAACGGTACGGAATCGTAAACGGATGGACATGACATCTGTTAAAAGTATCGAGCGATTTGACCAGGAAGAATTTTATGTGAATACATCACAGGGTCATTTATTGATTCGTGGGGAAGAACTGCGTATTGTTCATTTAGACGTGGACAAGGGATTACTGACGTTAGAAGGGGAAGTGAAGCAATTCCAATACGATGAAAGCGAGAGTGGCTTATCGAAAAGTTTCCTTCATAAATTGTTTGGATGA
- the mfd gene encoding transcription-repair coupling factor, producing MDTIHQIFIKDKQINNMIEQIQKEQANDHLITGLTGSARPALIHTIYQETNKPIYIVSSNLLQAQKLVDDLTALVGEGHVHYYPAEEFIAANMTTSSHELRAQRIATLGRLVNQERGIYIIPVAGMRSMLNAPSKWLGYELSTSLGQDVDINIWLDKLVEMGYTRSEMVTTPGEFTMRGGILDIYPPYAQDPIRIELFDTEVDSIRTFSADNQRSIEKLNEIQIFPATELLLTKEERIKLAERLEVSLAASLKKVRKQETQELLMQNIQHDIELLRLGHLPDHIAKYGSLLFEQPYFLGDYFKENGLVLFDELGRIQEVMEAWEREENEWFISLIESGKMLHDVKPSHSLKEVLSMLKQQKMYFALFTRTFAGVTLKKTINISCKPMQQFHGQIALLQNEIERWTHEKFVVLFTASSESRIKAMQNLLDDYHIASTIGYADAPGIYLVNTALSSGFELPLQKIAVVTDDELFKQQAKKKSRPQQMTNAERIKSYTEIKSGDYVVHVHHGIGKYIGIETLVVNGTHQDYLHVRYREDDKLYVPVDQIELIQRYVPSGEKEPKLHKLGGTEWKKTHKKVSNAVQDIADDLIKLYAKREAEKGYAFSPDSDEQRSFEAAFPYEETEDQLRTIAEVKKDMERERPMDRLVCGDVGYGKTEVAIRAAFKAILDGKQVAFLVPTTILAQQHYETISKRFEDYAINVGLLSRFRSKKQQTDTLKGLKEGTVDIVIGTHRILSKDVVYQDLGLLIVDEEQRFGVTHKEKIKQLRTNVDVLTLTATPIPRTLHMSMVGVRDLSVIETPPQNRFPVQTYVMEHNGALVREAIEREMARGGQVFYLYNRVEDITRRVEEIQMLVPDARVAFAHGKMTEAKLESVILSFIEGEYDVLVTTTIIETGVDIPNVNTLIVHDADRMGLSQLYQLRGRVGRSNRIAYAYFMYERDKVLTEVAEQRLQAVKEFTELGSGFKIAMRDLSIRGAGNLLGAQQHGFIDSIGFDLYSQMLEEAVEERRTGVKKEEKQDVEIMLHVDAYIPDAYIPDGYQKIQMYKRIKAMERIEDYLEIIDELQDRFGDLPVETERLMRVARMKVWAKEANVLSIKEKQQVVSIILSEEGTTNTNGAQIVEQSMEFGRAVGFGMDGTQLVITVDYNKCGNHLPFEVVEKMMQIIASAKKDS from the coding sequence GTGGATACGATACATCAAATATTTATAAAAGATAAACAGATTAATAATATGATAGAGCAAATTCAGAAAGAACAAGCAAACGATCACCTTATTACAGGGTTAACAGGAAGTGCAAGACCTGCTCTGATCCATACAATCTATCAAGAGACAAATAAACCGATTTATATCGTGTCCTCAAATTTACTGCAGGCACAAAAATTAGTAGATGATCTGACTGCGTTAGTTGGTGAAGGGCATGTCCATTATTACCCGGCTGAGGAATTTATCGCAGCGAATATGACGACTTCTTCCCATGAACTGCGTGCACAGCGTATTGCAACTTTAGGGCGTTTAGTCAATCAGGAACGCGGTATCTATATTATTCCCGTTGCAGGTATGCGCAGCATGCTAAATGCACCTTCAAAGTGGCTTGGATACGAACTTTCAACTTCTTTAGGCCAAGATGTCGACATCAATATTTGGCTGGATAAGCTTGTTGAAATGGGCTATACGAGAAGTGAAATGGTTACAACACCAGGTGAATTTACAATGCGCGGCGGAATTTTGGATATTTATCCGCCATATGCACAAGATCCGATCCGTATTGAGTTATTTGATACGGAAGTGGATTCGATCCGTACTTTTTCTGCCGATAACCAACGCTCGATTGAAAAATTAAATGAAATCCAAATTTTCCCTGCTACAGAGCTGCTTTTAACGAAAGAGGAACGTATAAAACTTGCAGAACGCCTTGAAGTATCATTGGCAGCCAGCTTAAAAAAGGTCCGTAAACAGGAAACACAGGAATTGCTCATGCAAAATATTCAACATGATATTGAGCTGCTGCGTCTTGGCCATCTGCCGGATCATATTGCAAAATATGGCTCGTTGTTATTTGAGCAGCCGTATTTTTTGGGTGATTACTTCAAAGAGAACGGCCTTGTCCTCTTTGATGAATTGGGCCGCATTCAGGAAGTGATGGAGGCTTGGGAACGCGAAGAAAACGAGTGGTTTATTTCATTGATCGAATCGGGCAAAATGCTTCATGATGTAAAGCCCTCCCATTCGTTAAAAGAAGTGCTTTCAATGCTGAAACAGCAGAAAATGTATTTCGCATTATTTACAAGAACATTTGCAGGCGTCACTCTTAAAAAGACTATCAACATTTCCTGTAAACCGATGCAGCAATTCCATGGACAAATTGCATTACTGCAAAATGAAATTGAACGTTGGACCCATGAGAAATTTGTCGTGCTATTTACGGCCAGTTCAGAAAGCCGGATAAAGGCGATGCAAAATTTACTGGATGACTATCATATTGCGTCAACAATCGGCTATGCTGATGCACCGGGGATTTATTTAGTTAACACGGCATTGTCTTCAGGCTTCGAGCTGCCATTGCAGAAAATAGCGGTTGTCACGGATGATGAGCTCTTTAAACAGCAGGCAAAGAAAAAATCACGTCCGCAGCAGATGACGAATGCTGAGCGAATCAAGTCTTATACTGAAATTAAATCAGGAGACTATGTTGTTCACGTACATCATGGGATCGGGAAATATATTGGCATTGAAACACTTGTTGTGAATGGCACGCATCAAGACTATTTGCATGTACGCTACCGTGAGGACGATAAGTTATATGTACCTGTAGATCAAATCGAACTGATTCAGCGTTATGTACCATCAGGTGAAAAAGAACCGAAACTTCATAAACTGGGCGGTACGGAATGGAAGAAAACCCATAAGAAAGTTTCGAATGCGGTCCAGGATATTGCGGATGACCTAATCAAACTTTATGCAAAGCGCGAAGCAGAAAAAGGTTATGCCTTTTCTCCGGATTCCGATGAGCAACGAAGCTTTGAGGCTGCTTTCCCATACGAGGAGACGGAAGATCAGTTACGCACAATCGCTGAAGTGAAAAAAGATATGGAACGAGAACGTCCAATGGATCGCCTCGTTTGCGGGGATGTAGGATACGGAAAAACAGAGGTTGCCATTCGAGCTGCATTTAAAGCCATTTTAGATGGCAAGCAAGTTGCCTTCTTAGTACCGACTACCATTTTGGCGCAACAGCACTATGAAACGATCTCGAAGCGTTTTGAAGACTATGCAATCAATGTAGGTCTGCTCAGTCGGTTCCGCTCCAAAAAGCAGCAGACAGATACGTTAAAAGGTCTAAAAGAAGGAACAGTGGATATAGTGATCGGTACACACCGCATTTTATCCAAGGATGTAGTGTATCAGGACTTAGGTTTGCTTATCGTTGATGAAGAGCAGCGATTTGGTGTTACGCATAAGGAAAAAATTAAGCAACTTCGAACGAATGTCGATGTGCTGACATTAACCGCAACACCAATTCCGCGTACACTTCATATGTCGATGGTTGGTGTGCGTGATTTATCGGTTATCGAAACACCGCCGCAAAACCGTTTCCCTGTCCAAACGTATGTAATGGAGCATAACGGCGCGCTTGTACGTGAAGCAATCGAGCGTGAAATGGCGCGCGGTGGACAAGTATTTTATTTATATAATCGTGTAGAGGATATTACAAGAAGAGTAGAAGAAATTCAGATGCTTGTTCCGGATGCACGAGTTGCCTTTGCGCATGGTAAAATGACGGAGGCAAAGCTTGAATCGGTTATTTTATCGTTTATCGAAGGTGAGTATGATGTACTTGTCACGACAACGATTATCGAAACAGGTGTAGATATTCCGAACGTAAATACTTTAATTGTGCACGATGCGGACCGTATGGGTCTTTCCCAGCTTTATCAGCTGCGAGGGCGTGTAGGGCGTTCCAATCGTATTGCCTATGCGTACTTTATGTATGAACGTGATAAAGTTCTTACGGAAGTGGCAGAGCAGCGTTTGCAAGCAGTAAAAGAGTTTACGGAATTAGGATCAGGATTCAAAATTGCGATGCGTGACTTATCGATTCGCGGAGCGGGGAATTTACTGGGTGCGCAGCAACATGGCTTTATTGATTCAATCGGTTTTGATCTGTATTCGCAAATGCTGGAAGAAGCAGTGGAAGAACGTCGAACAGGTGTGAAGAAAGAAGAGAAGCAGGATGTCGAGATTATGCTGCATGTTGATGCGTATATTCCGGATGCGTATATTCCGGATGGCTATCAGAAAATCCAAATGTATAAACGGATTAAGGCGATGGAACGCATAGAAGATTATTTGGAAATCATCGATGAACTGCAAGACCGCTTTGGAGATTTACCGGTTGAAACAGAACGATTGATGCGTGTGGCCCGTATGAAAGTTTGGGCAAAAGAGGCTAATGTGCTTTCAATAAAAGAAAAGCAGCAAGTTGTATCTATTATCCTTTCCGAAGAAGGAACGACCAATACAAATGGTGCTCAAATTGTCGAGCAGTCGATGGAGTTTGGTCGTGCGGTCGGCTTCGGAATGGACGGAACACAACTTGTAATTACAGTAGATTACAATAAGTGCGGGAACCACCTGCCATTTGAAGTAGTAGAAAAAATGATGCAGATTATCGCATCTGCAAAAAAAGATTCATAA
- a CDS encoding FtsB family cell division protein, whose amino-acid sequence MGRRNVQDELHNHNVQSLNNDYVRSNPQAKAQIKAKIAVRRRRRLAVFFILATVVIAGLVKANMVQSERLAAKEETKAAVEERLGEALHRQELLNLQIAKLEDDEYIAKLARKEFFLSEEGEIIFTIPNTSDKENKDKPEDEKE is encoded by the coding sequence ATGGGAAGAAGAAATGTGCAAGATGAGCTACATAACCATAACGTCCAGTCGTTGAATAACGATTATGTCCGCTCAAATCCGCAAGCAAAAGCTCAAATAAAAGCAAAGATTGCTGTAAGACGTCGCAGAAGATTAGCAGTATTTTTCATTTTAGCAACTGTAGTAATAGCTGGATTAGTAAAAGCAAACATGGTCCAAAGTGAACGCCTCGCCGCAAAGGAAGAAACGAAAGCGGCGGTTGAAGAACGATTGGGAGAAGCGCTTCACAGACAAGAGCTATTAAATTTGCAGATTGCGAAGCTGGAAGATGATGAGTATATTGCAAAACTGGCAAGAAAGGAATTTTTCCTTTCTGAAGAGGGTGAGATTATTTTCACAATACCGAATACATCGGACAAGGAAAATAAAGACAAGCCTGAAGACGAAAAAGAGTGA
- a CDS encoding RNA-binding S4 domain-containing protein gives MRLDKYLKVSRLIKRRTLAKEVAVQGRITINEKVAKASSTVKVGDELAIRFGQKIVTARVEEIRENVKKEDALKMFTIIKEERLEKVEPEFIDDEE, from the coding sequence ATGCGCTTAGATAAATATTTAAAAGTTTCACGTTTAATTAAACGTCGGACATTAGCAAAGGAAGTGGCGGTACAAGGCCGTATCACGATCAATGAGAAAGTTGCAAAAGCAAGCAGTACCGTAAAAGTAGGGGATGAGCTGGCAATACGTTTCGGTCAAAAAATCGTAACGGCACGTGTCGAAGAAATCCGTGAAAATGTAAAAAAAGAAGATGCATTAAAGATGTTTACAATAATAAAAGAAGAGCGTCTGGAAAAAGTTGAACCTGAATTTATTGATGATGAAGAATAA
- a CDS encoding putative polysaccharide biosynthesis protein, with protein MTSQSYGMKNYMKGALLLTVAALLVKILSAIYRVPYQNLVGDQGFYVYQQVYPFISFFVVWTSSGFAVAISKMLADVEGRGGTYEEKRSVSRIIFYYLTALALIFFCLLFFGAQPLADLMEDPQLAGLLKVGSFITLCMPLLAVLKGNFQSESKMQPVAYAQVFEQMIRVAIILVGTIVLLQYTQSVYAAGKMAMLGTVVGEIAGIILLLYFMKRQYQPTGKRACVKIWPILKEVTLYSIAISMSALLLLCFQLVDSFTIYKMLVHSGMSTLEAMEVKGIYDRGQPLVQLGIVIATSLSLAIVPLVALKANQPNGRGVKPFIQLTYRSSLIFGVAAALGLILVMPYVNQMLFKTDAYSNVLKLYSFQIVPLSVILTFTAILQGYSKLKGPAVFLGLGIGLKFIGNIIFVPHYDVLGAAIASNIGLIFTAAALIIYLKKLTAINLANRTFYKKLAIACLIMIVVVQGAVYCLNSLFTGLFSRFDALIYSGMLVMLGAGAFITAVAKMRVLTEKDWFLIPLGRRMAAYQLLLNRKK; from the coding sequence ATGACTTCGCAAAGTTATGGTATGAAAAATTATATGAAGGGCGCTCTTCTCCTGACAGTTGCGGCGCTATTAGTAAAAATATTAAGTGCAATCTACCGTGTTCCTTATCAAAATTTAGTAGGTGACCAAGGGTTTTACGTATATCAGCAAGTGTATCCATTTATTTCGTTTTTTGTCGTATGGACATCCAGCGGGTTTGCTGTTGCCATTTCAAAAATGCTCGCGGATGTTGAAGGTCGTGGTGGTACATATGAGGAAAAACGGTCTGTATCCCGCATCATCTTTTATTATTTAACAGCATTGGCTCTTATCTTCTTCTGCCTTTTATTTTTTGGAGCACAGCCATTAGCTGATTTGATGGAAGATCCTCAGCTGGCAGGGCTATTAAAAGTTGGCTCATTTATTACGCTATGTATGCCACTTTTAGCTGTTTTAAAAGGCAACTTTCAATCGGAAAGTAAGATGCAGCCGGTTGCCTATGCTCAAGTGTTTGAACAAATGATTCGGGTAGCGATCATATTGGTCGGAACAATTGTTTTGCTGCAGTACACACAATCTGTTTACGCAGCGGGGAAAATGGCGATGCTCGGTACAGTTGTCGGAGAAATAGCAGGGATTATCCTGTTGCTCTACTTTATGAAACGTCAGTATCAGCCAACCGGGAAAAGAGCCTGTGTAAAAATTTGGCCAATCCTAAAAGAGGTTACATTATACAGTATCGCGATCAGTATGAGTGCGCTGCTCCTATTATGTTTCCAGCTTGTGGATTCCTTTACGATTTACAAAATGCTTGTCCATTCGGGAATGAGTACACTCGAAGCAATGGAAGTGAAGGGGATTTATGACCGTGGCCAACCACTTGTCCAGCTGGGAATCGTTATTGCAACTTCTTTATCGCTGGCAATAGTGCCGCTTGTTGCATTAAAGGCAAACCAGCCAAATGGTCGAGGTGTAAAGCCATTTATCCAATTGACATACCGGAGCTCCCTCATATTCGGTGTAGCTGCGGCACTCGGATTAATACTTGTTATGCCTTATGTGAATCAAATGCTGTTTAAGACGGATGCCTACTCGAATGTATTGAAGCTATATTCGTTTCAAATTGTTCCATTATCGGTTATTTTAACATTTACAGCTATTTTACAAGGGTATAGTAAATTAAAAGGTCCTGCCGTTTTTTTAGGACTCGGAATCGGATTAAAATTTATAGGGAACATTATTTTTGTACCGCATTATGATGTGTTGGGCGCGGCAATTGCGAGTAATATTGGACTCATTTTTACAGCAGCTGCCCTTATCATTTATCTGAAAAAATTGACGGCGATCAACTTGGCGAATCGTACGTTCTATAAAAAACTGGCCATTGCCTGCCTCATCATGATAGTCGTTGTACAAGGCGCGGTTTATTGCTTGAATAGCTTGTTTACCGGCTTGTTCAGTCGCTTTGATGCACTTATTTACAGCGGGATGCTCGTCATGCTCGGCGCAGGGGCTTTTATTACAGCAGTCGCAAAAATGCGTGTATTAACAGAAAAGGATTGGTTTTTAATCCCGCTCGGCAGGAGAATGGCTGCATATCAACTATTGTTAAATCGAAAGAAGTAG